Proteins from one Pygocentrus nattereri isolate fPygNat1 chromosome 16, fPygNat1.pri, whole genome shotgun sequence genomic window:
- the mtmr1b gene encoding myotubularin-related protein 1b isoform X7, with product MEEAPRVPGETIKAIAKDVMYICPFSGAVSGTLTITDYKLYFKSLARDPPFVLDVNLGAISRLETIGVQSHGENTRGLEIVCKDLRNPRFAYKKQEQSKLEILEVLSKYAFPLSHDLPLFAFRYQEKFPEDGWKVYDPIAEYKRQGLPNESWLISKINSSYEVCETYPALLVLPASISEDELRRVAAFRAKRRFPVLSWIHPESQAAIVRCGQPQVGPSDRRCREDERYLQTILDANAQSHKLCIFDARQSSVADTNKAKDGGYENESFYPNVELNFLEIPNIHVMRESLRKLKEVVYPAIDEQRWFSSIDATHWLEYTRLLLAGAVKIADRIESGKTSVVVHCSDGWDRTAQLTSLAMLMLDSHYRSLRGFQVLLEKEWLSFGHRFASRVGHGDENHANSERSPLFVQFIDCVWQMTRQFPSAFEFNDLFLITVMDHLYSCLFGTFLYNSEQERVSKEVFNKTVSLWSYINTQAEDFTNPLYMNYEHHVLYPVASLRHLELWVSYYVRWNPRTRPQVPVHQHVKELLVMRAELQRRVEELQREASSSRSLSSSSDLGGTAMHTTV from the exons ATGGAGGAGGCTCCACGTGTACCAGGGGAGACCATCAAAGCCATAG CCAAAGACGTCATGTACATCTGCCCTTTCTCTGGAGCTGTGAGCGGCACCCTGACAATCACCGACTACAAGCTTTACTTCAAAAGTCTCGCTCGG GATCCTCCTTTTGTTTTGGATGTTAACCTGGGAGCTATAAGCAGGTTGGAGACAATTGGGGTGCAAAGTCATGGAGAGAACACGCGGGGCCTAGAAATAGTCTGCAAA GACTTAAGAAACCCAAGGTTTGCCTATAAAAAGCAAGAACAAAGCAAGCTGGAGATCCTTGAGGTGCTGTCCAAGTATgcgttccctctctctcatgaCTTG CCTCTTTTTGCCTTCAGGTACCAGGAGAAGTTCCCAGAAGATGGCTGGAAGGTTTATGATCCTATAGCTGAATACAAGAGACAG GGTCTTCCTAATGAGAGCTGGCTCATCAGTAAGATTAACAGTAGTTATGAGGTGTGTGAGACATACCCAGCGCTGCTTGTCCTGCCTGCCAGCATCAGCGAAGATGAGCTGAGAAGAGTGGCCGCCTTCAGAGCAAAGCGCCGTTTTCCT gtaCTATCATGGATTCATCCTGAGAGTCAGGCGGCTATAGTTCGTTGCGGTCAGCCTCAGGTTGGCCCCTCGGACCGCCGCTGCAGAGAGGATGAGCGATACCTCCAGACCATCCTGGATGCCAACGCCCAGTCGCATAAACTCTGCATCTTTGATGCCCGGCAAAGCAGTGTGGCAGACACCAACAAA GCCAAAGATGGCGGCTATGAGAATGAGAGTTTCTATCCTAATGTGGAGCTGAACTTTCTGGAGATTCCCAACATTCATGTAATGAGGGAATCCTTGCGCAAGTTAAAGGAGGTGGTATATCCTGCTATTGATGAGCAGCGGTGGTTCTCCTCTATAGATGCCACACACTGGCTGGAGTACACCAGG CTGTTATTGGCTGGTGCTGTAAAGATTGCTGACAGAATTGAGTCTGGGAAGACCTCAGTAGTGGTACACTGCAGTGATGGATGGGACCGCACAGCACAGCTCACCTCTCTGGCCATGCTGATGCTAGACTCACATTACCGCTCGCTGAGGGGCTTCCAGGTGCTGCTGGAGAAAGAGTGGCTCAGCTTTGGACACCGCTTTGCCTCG CGCGTAGGACATGGGGATGAGAACCATGCTAACTCGGAGCGCTCTCCTCTGTTTGTGCAGTTCATAGACTGTGTTTGGCAAATGACCAGGCAG TTCCCCTCTGCGTTTGAGTTCAACGACCTGTTTCTTATTACCGTTATGGATCATCTCTACAGCTGCCTGTTCGGGACATTCCTCTACAACAGTGAGCAGGAACGTGTTTCAAAG GAAGTGTTTAATAAGACTGTGTCACTGTGGTCCTACATAAACACTCAGGCTGAGGACTTCACCAACCCACTTTATATGAACTATGAACATCATGTTCTGTACCCTGTAGCCAGCCTCCGGCACCTGGAGCTCTGGGTCAGCTACTATGTACGCTGGAACCCTCGCACAAGGCCACAG GTGCCTGTTCACCAGCATGTGAAGGAACTGCTAGTGATGAGGGCGGAGTTGCAGAGGAGAGTGGAGGAGCTACAGAGAGAAGCCTCTTCATCTCGCTCCCTCTCCTCATCCTCAGACCTTGGGGGAACAGCTATGCACACCACCGTATGA
- the mtmr1b gene encoding myotubularin-related protein 1b isoform X6, with protein sequence MYICPFSGAVSGTLTITDYKLYFKSLARDPPFVLDVNLGAISRLETIGVQSHGENTRGLEIVCKDLRNPRFAYKKQEQSKLEILEVLSKYAFPLSHDLPLFAFRYQEKFPEDGWKVYDPIAEYKRQGLPNESWLISKINSSYEVCETYPALLVLPASISEDELRRVAAFRAKRRFPVLSWIHPESQAAIVRCGQPQVGPSDRRCREDERYLQTILDANAQSHKLCIFDARQSSVADTNKAKDGGYENESFYPNVELNFLEIPNIHVMRESLRKLKEVVYPAIDEQRWFSSIDATHWLEYTRLLLAGAVKIADRIESGKTSVVVHCSDGWDRTAQLTSLAMLMLDSHYRSLRGFQVLLEKEWLSFGHRFASRVGHGDENHANSERSPLFVQFIDCVWQMTRQFPSAFEFNDLFLITVMDHLYSCLFGTFLYNSEQERVSKEVFNKTVSLWSYINTQAEDFTNPLYMNYEHHVLYPVASLRHLELWVSYYVRWNPRTRPQVPVHQHVKELLVMRAELQRRVEELQREASSSRSLSSSSDLGGTAMHTTV encoded by the exons ATGTACATCTGCCCTTTCTCTGGAGCTGTGAGCGGCACCCTGACAATCACCGACTACAAGCTTTACTTCAAAAGTCTCGCTCGG GATCCTCCTTTTGTTTTGGATGTTAACCTGGGAGCTATAAGCAGGTTGGAGACAATTGGGGTGCAAAGTCATGGAGAGAACACGCGGGGCCTAGAAATAGTCTGCAAA GACTTAAGAAACCCAAGGTTTGCCTATAAAAAGCAAGAACAAAGCAAGCTGGAGATCCTTGAGGTGCTGTCCAAGTATgcgttccctctctctcatgaCTTG CCTCTTTTTGCCTTCAGGTACCAGGAGAAGTTCCCAGAAGATGGCTGGAAGGTTTATGATCCTATAGCTGAATACAAGAGACAG GGTCTTCCTAATGAGAGCTGGCTCATCAGTAAGATTAACAGTAGTTATGAGGTGTGTGAGACATACCCAGCGCTGCTTGTCCTGCCTGCCAGCATCAGCGAAGATGAGCTGAGAAGAGTGGCCGCCTTCAGAGCAAAGCGCCGTTTTCCT gtaCTATCATGGATTCATCCTGAGAGTCAGGCGGCTATAGTTCGTTGCGGTCAGCCTCAGGTTGGCCCCTCGGACCGCCGCTGCAGAGAGGATGAGCGATACCTCCAGACCATCCTGGATGCCAACGCCCAGTCGCATAAACTCTGCATCTTTGATGCCCGGCAAAGCAGTGTGGCAGACACCAACAAA GCCAAAGATGGCGGCTATGAGAATGAGAGTTTCTATCCTAATGTGGAGCTGAACTTTCTGGAGATTCCCAACATTCATGTAATGAGGGAATCCTTGCGCAAGTTAAAGGAGGTGGTATATCCTGCTATTGATGAGCAGCGGTGGTTCTCCTCTATAGATGCCACACACTGGCTGGAGTACACCAGG CTGTTATTGGCTGGTGCTGTAAAGATTGCTGACAGAATTGAGTCTGGGAAGACCTCAGTAGTGGTACACTGCAGTGATGGATGGGACCGCACAGCACAGCTCACCTCTCTGGCCATGCTGATGCTAGACTCACATTACCGCTCGCTGAGGGGCTTCCAGGTGCTGCTGGAGAAAGAGTGGCTCAGCTTTGGACACCGCTTTGCCTCG CGCGTAGGACATGGGGATGAGAACCATGCTAACTCGGAGCGCTCTCCTCTGTTTGTGCAGTTCATAGACTGTGTTTGGCAAATGACCAGGCAG TTCCCCTCTGCGTTTGAGTTCAACGACCTGTTTCTTATTACCGTTATGGATCATCTCTACAGCTGCCTGTTCGGGACATTCCTCTACAACAGTGAGCAGGAACGTGTTTCAAAG GAAGTGTTTAATAAGACTGTGTCACTGTGGTCCTACATAAACACTCAGGCTGAGGACTTCACCAACCCACTTTATATGAACTATGAACATCATGTTCTGTACCCTGTAGCCAGCCTCCGGCACCTGGAGCTCTGGGTCAGCTACTATGTACGCTGGAACCCTCGCACAAGGCCACAG GTGCCTGTTCACCAGCATGTGAAGGAACTGCTAGTGATGAGGGCGGAGTTGCAGAGGAGAGTGGAGGAGCTACAGAGAGAAGCCTCTTCATCTCGCTCCCTCTCCTCATCCTCAGACCTTGGGGGAACAGCTATGCACACCACCGTATGA